Below is a genomic region from Leishmania mexicana MHOM/GT/2001/U1103 complete genome, chromosome 20.
GCCGCGGTGGTGTTTCCGGTGTATGCAGAGGGGACCCTCTGCTCATCGCATCGGGTGTGTCTTTGCGGTGTTTTTTTATTTGGGGGTATCAGGGGGGCCGAAATGCGCAAGTAATTTACCTCGGATAGCAAAAGACACACCGGTAATCGCAGCGCCCTGCGCAGCCGTCTAGACCCCTTTGCGTGAGTGACATTCACGGTAAAGGCACATCATTTTTTAGTTCCCTTGCTGTGAAGATGCAACCTGTCGCCGAGATGAGCTACGGCTCGTACGCGGCGTTACGCTCCTCGGCAAACGCGCTTCGTCGACCCAAATCGGACTACGGCATATCACTGGAGGCCAAGGGCCGTAGCCAAGGAAAGATCTCCAATAAGCGCACAAGCGCAAGCTCGTACACTGCGGCAGAGCAAACAGGACAGCACCTTAGTTCCCCGCGCTGGCCCTTCATTTGTGAGACGGCGTGTGTGAAGCAGCCCACGACGACTGcggcgaagaggacgacTTCTTTGCTTTCCGCCCCACGCGGTCAGCGTACGtccacgccgcagcgcggtCAGACGTCGCCGCGTGGTGAGCAGCACGTGACTATCGCTGGCTCTGATCATTACATGGATGACGCTGCCTCTGCACTTCTCTCGGAACTCCAGCAGGTGGTAGTGCGCGTGTCGCATCAGATGGTCGGGGagcggcgctgtgccgctcAACAGCGCAAGCAAATCCGGGCGCTGGAGACGATCGTGGCGGAGCAAGACGCGATGCTGGATGCCCTGCGAACGCACTGTGATGCTGCACAGTGTGAAAACAGCCAGCTTCTGAAAGGCTACCAGCAGGAGTTACGCTGGCGGGGTGCCGACTCTGCTCAAGCAACTCGACGCAGTAGTGACATTTGTGGCACATCGGACACGCGCGTTTCAGCGGCGCAAGTAGACACCGTAGTCCTGGCTGAGTTCCGCCGGCTCTCTACCATTTATGAGTCGTGCTCTTTTAGCGGGTTCGACGATGTAACCCCTATTGTTGCTGCCGTGTTGCGGTCGCTGGCGACACAGTTACTTCAGCTGCGGGGTGCTGCGCGAAACGATGAAGCGGAAATAAGGAATATGTCAAAGGACGCGCAACCTGCTCCGCTGCAGCCTCATGCAGCATCCCCACCGCTTCGTGCAAGTGCACCAGCAACTACGGCTTCTTCGTTCATGCCAGCTTTCAACAGGAGTGCTGCACCCACTGACGACCGCGGCAAGGCAGGGGTCGTGAACCGTGTGACGTCTGTGGCGGTCCTAGAAAAGCGAAAGAAAACATCAATGTTTGCAGCTGCCATAACACGACGGAACCATTCTCCCTCGGAGACAGCTGGTCGCACAAATGGCGAGCAGGCTGATTTTCACTGCGTCGATGTGGACGCCGGGACGAACGGCGATGCcgaggcagcagcatccaTGGCCTCTGAGGCAAACGCATCGATTGCGAGCTCCGTGTACGAGGATGCGGCCTCCATTTTGTCTGACATACGTGCTCGCTACGGTCTGTAACGTAGAGGGGTGCGAACAGCGACAGTGCAGGTGCGTGTTTCGGAAAGAGAGACGCCTCGGGAGAAGGCCGTATGGCGAAACGAAAAGGGTGTCGCGCCGACGTTTGGCTTGCGTGCGCTTGCATGTCGTCCGAGGTGTGGTGTGCGGTGGGATGCCACAGTGCTGCCGACAACTAGGGCGCATGCACATACTCACACTCATGCGCATTGCGCAGGCAGTGGCAAACTACTATGTGATGCAATTTTCTTTTTCTAGAGGTGTGCCGGTGCGTAGATGGCAATGTTGTGACACTTAAAAAAATATCTGCACACACCCTTGCAAGAGGTACAGCGCTTGACTTCGTTGTAGCGAGTGAAGACCCGCATGGGCGCGTAAGTGGctgtgtccgtgtgcgcgttgTCGATTCGCCGTTCGCTGGTTTCTGACTGGGAGCCGCGTATTCGCACGCTTGGGTGATGATGGTGCACACACCCCGCCGCCCCTATCTGCATGAAAGCCGGCCTCACCGTTTGTACGCGTCTGCACCTCGTTTCCACTTTGTTTCGACCTCATTCCTCATCTTCTCCCACACATGGACGACAATCTACGTAACCACGTACTTGTCTGACGACGCACCTTTGCGAGATACTCTGTTTCTTGTTGTCTGCGAAGTGGACAATCTATCCGTCACAGGTGATAGCACGACCACCCATCCGGTGTCCACGCTACACATACGCCCGCACAGACTTCTACGTACCGACACGCTTTTTTTTCAGCACTCGGTCTCAATGTGGAAAACGGTTTGTCGCAGCAAAGGTGCCGCATCTGCAATGCTTTCAGTCCGTTGTCGCCCAGCAATGTGTTGCCGTGCCCTCTTGGGCACCCGGTCATCCTTCCTCTCTGGCGTCGTGTCGACGACCGGCCCTGTGCTGGTGATGTCGGGgcgtcgctggtgcgcgacaacgccgccACACGGCACCGGCTCATCTGGTTCACAGTCCATAGATGAGGAGGCTGTCGTTCGCGCCGCCAAGTGGAGCTCGTCGAATTTCGAGGAACGACTGGGCTTTCGTACCGGTGAGACTATCACTGAGGAGCGTCTGAAGCGCCACTACCGCATTCTTGCGAAGCACTACCACCCGGACACGGCTGCGGGaagcggccgcggcagcggtgtaCGGTACGAGGGGGAGACAAGCGCTGGGAAGGATGTTGCCTTCCAGAACATAAAAGAGGCGTACGATGTGGTCAACGCGGCGGTGAAGCGAGGTGGTCGGCGGGGCGGCAATGCCTCCCGcggctccgccacggcggaTTTCGCTGGAGGCTTCGAGTTCTCTGACGAagcgcggcgtcgctctCAGATGCGACTCCTTGGCGACGCGGTCCTGCTTTTTATCTTCATGACAGTGGCCTTTATTGTAGTTGTGAGCAGCCACAACAAGTCACGCATGCAATCTCGTTATCTTTGGCACCTGGTCGGGATCTTCTTTATAATTCAGCTCTTCCCACGGCTGTTTGCGGCGGCCATCCTCTTCGCTGTGCATTCGATGCATCTGCTCGAGAAAGCAACGCTGCAGGAGCAAGCGGCTATCTCGCTCATCGTGGAGCGGACTGAGAGGATATGCTCTGTGCAGCTGGAGGGTCTGAGGACCGAGGCGCAGCCGAACGTTGTAGTCCAAGTGACAACAACAGCAGACGCCAACAACGACGCTGCAGAGAGGGTGTCCTCGACACTCACCTTCGACAAGGGCGTCACAGCATTTACGCTACCTCTGCCAGTCGATTCGAGCTGTGTCTACCACGTCAAAGCAGTGGATGAGGCACGCAAGATAGTGCTGGTGGATCGGTCACTCTCGGCGAGGATGCCGGCAACCGTCTAGCGTACGGTAATCAGCCTCGACCATGCCTCTGTGGTTGTGTCATGACCGCCTTTGCCCGCTGTCTCCACTACAGCTAGAACGGTAGGTGCGAGCTGCTTGCGGGGACGCTTATGTAGAGGGAGGGGTTTCCGCGATAGGCGGCATAGGGAGGAGCAAACATCATTCTGGCCTTCGCTTACTCTTCGGGCGCCTGTGTCGCAGAGTTCGCATCACGTGTCTGAGCTTTAAAGgaccttttcttttgttgttgcgtgtgtgcatgcgtgcataTGCGTGTCATCACAGAGCCCACCGTCTCATCTTTTTGTAATGATGAAGCTACCTGTATTGCTAACCTCGCTGACCCTCGACCCCCGCGcttttgtgtgtggtgtgtgcagAGGGTGGGAGTAGTCTTCACCATCCACGGCAAAATCTCCGAGTAGCTGGGAGAGATGCGGAACACACAAGAAAGAGGATGCTAGAAGACTCGAATTCTCTTCCTCCGCGAAGGCCGGACGCTTCGCCGGCACAGCTGAGGTCTTCTGTTACCTCgtctctcccctcacccTTTCGTCCTCTGGCTTACTGACATCGACAGAGGCGCGCGTGATGTGCAGCACGTTTATGCCATGCGTCTTGTTGGCGCGCTTCTGCAGGCTAGACTTCTTTGTTGTGCGTGATTCTTCAtctcccgccgctgctgctgctgcctcccccccccgcccccgcctaCATCCCGCTTGCTCACCATGGATCTGCTCTGCACGTCAAGCAaccttccccttctccctctccggAGTGATcaaggcacgcgcacgccaaaCAGGAAAATAATAATTAACTAAACTCGACTACTTCACCACCTTCCTCAACGGAGAAAGCGGATCTGCCAAGCCGGCTCCGCTTGTTTGTTCGGTGCTGTCCTTTTCTTGTCCCACAATAGGTGCTCTAATCATGTCGTCGGCGTCATCCACACTCCCGCCGGATCAGCAGCGCCTGTTCGACCGGATGAATCGCGAGTACTCAAATCGTGAGTACAgcaaggcgctgcgcacgtcGGAATGCATTCTAAGGGTCGTCCCAGATCACGTGGACACGTTTGCCGGCCGCGGACTTGTTCTGTACAACATGGAGAGACAGGAAGAGGGCTACGAATCCATTAAGCAGGCTATCCTCCTCAACCCCAAGTCGATGGTGGCCTGGCACGCGTTAGGCATGTGCCAGCGACTTGACAAGAAGTTTGGCGAGGCAGTTAAGGCATTCAAGCGTGCGCTGACATTTGATCCGGCGAACacagaggtgctgcgcgattTGGCGTCAGCGTGCATTCAAGTGCGCGACTGGCCTCTCTTCCTGGAGGCGCGTGAGAAGATGGTCACGGCAAAGGCGAGTGTGCGCGCAAACTGGGTGGCGCTCTCGTGCGGCCACCGCATTCTAGGCCACAGCAGGATTGCCGCAGCTGTCATGGATACCATGACGTCCATCATGGACGCTGGCGACAATCCCGTCGAAGTGAGCGAGGCACAATTGTATCGTGTGGAGCTCGAGCTGGAGAGCGGGGCACCGCAGCGTGCGttggagctgctgaagaagcACGACAGCGAGATTATCGACGTGGAGacgaagctgctgctgcgtgccaaggcgcacgcgcagctcgGTCAGCGCATGGAAGCGGAGAAACGCTACATAGAGGTGATCTCGATGGGTGTGTCGGAGGCGGACAGCATCGCAGCTCTGGCTCACCTGCGGAAGATCCCGCTCGACCGCTACCTTCGTCCGGCAGCGGAGTACACGGAGAAGTACATGGAGATCATCGACCGTGTCCTGAAGGCGTGCCCGAAGTGCCACTACGCAAAACGCCACGCGCTGGACTGCGTGCCAATCGAGGAGTTCCGTGAGCGcctcgccgccttcaccacACCCTACATCCAGCGCATGATTCCGTCCTTGTTCAGCGTGCTCAAGTCGTTGTACGTGGATGCCGAGCGAGCCATCATTATAGGTGACGTCTTCGCGATGATGGAGCGGGAGCTTGAGGCCAAGGACTTCTCTCGTTTTGGCGAGGAAGCGAACCCGTGCTACATTCTTTGGGTGCGCACGTTTCTCGCATCGCACTACCGCCGCACCGGTGAATACGCGCTGGCACATGCCTACATTGAAAAGGCGATCAACCACACACCGACACTAGAGTTGCTTTATCTGGAAAAGGCGAAGATTTTTGCGCGCGAGGGCAAGACGGCCGAGGCAGCCGAGCAGGCAGATTTGGCGCGGAGGTTGGATTTGCAGGACAAATACCTGAATAGCAAGGCCGCCAAATACTACTTCCGCGACAACCaggtggagaagggggaggcgacGATGCAGCTCTTCTACAAACCgtcagtggtggtgggtgacACCTACCTCACAGCACTCGAGTCGCAGTGCTATTGGTATGAGCGCGAGGTGGGGGAAGCCTTCTACCGCAAAGGCGACTACATCTCCGCGTTGCAGAACCTTCTCATGTTCGAGCGCCACCATGAGCAGAACCACTGCGAGCTCAGCGACTTCCACAACTACGTATTTCGGCGCAATACCATGCGCCCGTGGTTTGACGTCTTGGACTGTGACGATAACATGGGTCGGAACAAATTCTTCTTGAAGTTTTGCCCTGCCATTGTGCGCACCTACATGCGCATTCATGAGAAAGGCGAGGAAGTTGTGCGGGCTGCGCACGTGCCGAGGCCAGAGCTGAAATTTGACGAGGTCGCCGCGGACGAAGTGAAGCGggtgaagcagcagcagaaggatTACTACATCGGCGACGTGGTCCTGTCAGAGCCTCTGGTCAAGGCGAGCCGCTACATGGGATACCTCTTGGCCCACCGAAACACCGAAGCCAGTACGCATACGCTCGCCATCGAGCTGTACACGGCAGCTGAGAAGCCTCTCCTTGTCGCTCGTGCGCTTCTTGCTCTTCACCAACAGCGGTACAAGAAGACGAAGGATCTTGCTGTGGCCTTCAAGACTGGGCTGTACACCACGACAACGATGGACTCTCGCGTGCAGGCCATTGTTGATGAGATTCTTGCCACCGTGCTGGAGTAGCGGATAACGGAGAActcccactcccccctcgaaccgaaaaaaaaaagactgGGAGGCACTCTTTTCATGCATGGTGGTGTGGGTGGTTTCCTTTTCCGTTGTGATTCATGGTGTGCAGGTGTGCTGTTCTGGAGAGAAGCGGGATCTCGAGGTGAATGCAGGAAGGCAGATTTTGCCAGCCGAATGCCCTTGTCTCTGTCCGCACGGGTGCGCATGcgtacacgtgtgtgtgtgcgcgcgtcttTTGGGTACACCCTCAGTTTTGTTAACCTCGTAATGCGGCGAAGCCTCCGTTGTCGTTACAGTGCGGTGTATTTTTCTTATCGCGCGAGTTCTTTTAAGgagcctcccccctccccctcctccgcctttcAGTACACCTCCATGCACCCCCATACTCGAGCAATGCCtggggaaaaagaaaacagaagtTCTCTCCGTCCCTTGGACGTAGTGCAGAGATTAGCACGAGCATAGTGGCAGTGTGGGTAGCAACCTCGCTTGGcggtgagagaggaggaggaggagggggagcggggTACGACGAACGCTGCAACAGACATCGTGCACGAAGTGTTGCAAACGAAGCACACGGGAGCGAATTTGGCGTAGGTTGGCAACGAGGGTGCGTGTATTCCCAGGTCGACTAGGCCTCACAAGAGAACGGATATGTAAGCTTTTCCGACTCTCCATATCGAGTTCAGGAAATAAGCGGAAGCAAGGCGGCTCAGCCCGCAATCCGTATGTCATGTGCTCGGTTTATGATCGACCGAAACCAACGCATTTGTATATCTGCAtctgcgttttttttcttcgtcaCACACGCCCCCGTTGCGTcacggggaggggagggtggccTGTTACCGAAACAGAAAGTACAAAGAAGAAGGAGAAAGTGCGATGC
It encodes:
- a CDS encoding putative N-acetyltransferase subunit Nat1, whose translation is MSSASSTLPPDQQRLFDRMNREYSNREYSKALRTSECILRVVPDHVDTFAGRGLVLYNMERQEEGYESIKQAILLNPKSMVAWHALGMCQRLDKKFGEAVKAFKRALTFDPANTEVLRDLASACIQVRDWPLFLEAREKMVTAKASVRANWVALSCGHRILGHSRIAAAVMDTMTSIMDAGDNPVEVSEAQLYRVELELESGAPQRALELLKKHDSEIIDVETKLLLRAKAHAQLGQRMEAEKRYIEVISMGVSEADSIAALAHLRKIPLDRYLRPAAEYTEKYMEIIDRVLKACPKCHYAKRHALDCVPIEEFRERLAAFTTPYIQRMIPSLFSVLKSLYVDAERAIIIGDVFAMMERELEAKDFSRFGEEANPCYILWVRTFLASHYRRTGEYALAHAYIEKAINHTPTLELLYLEKAKIFAREGKTAEAAEQADLARRLDLQDKYLNSKAAKYYFRDNQVEKGEATMQLFYKPSVVVGDTYLTALESQCYWYEREVGEAFYRKGDYISALQNLLMFERHHEQNHCELSDFHNYVFRRNTMRPWFDVLDCDDNMGRNKFFLKFCPAIVRTYMRIHEKGEEVVRAAHVPRPELKFDEVAADEVKRVKQQQKDYYIGDVVLSEPLVKASRYMGYLLAHRNTEASTHTLAIELYTAAEKPLLVARALLALHQQRYKKTKDLAVAFKTGLYTTTTMDSRVQAIVDEILATVLE